CTTCCCCTCACTTACATTAGCAACTCTGTTAACAACAAGCCTTAAATTTTTCAAATTTTCCATCCTGTGAGCTAAAACCTTGATGATACCATAAGCATCTGTTATAGAAGTGGGCTCTGGAGTTGTAACAATAACTACATCATCACTAGAAAACAAAAATGAAATTACCTGTCTTGAAATCCCTGCACTAGTATCTATGATAACTATATCATACTCATAAACTTTTAATAACTCTTTTATAAACTGACTCATCTCAGCATCTGAAAGATCTAAAAGTTCCGTTGTTCCAGAAGCACCAGCCAAAAGATCAATATTATATTCTGTCTTTGTTATTACTTCTTTAATATCCCTACCATGCATAATCATGTGATAAATATTGTACTTTGGTATAACTCCAAGTAAAATATTGACATTAGCCATCCCAATGTCGGCATCAAAGATTAAAACCTTTTTTCCAAGGTTTGAATATTTAAGAGCAAGCCCCACAGCAATATTGCTCTTACCAACTCCACCCTTGCCGCTAGTAATAGCAATAAATCGGGTTCTACTGTTTTGAATTTTATCATCAACAACAAAATTAGCCTTACTACTCAATCTCATAATATCTCTTAAACTTTGAGCCTGATCTTCCATTTTGTATTATCCTCAATAATAAGATTTACTTTTAATCCTTCGAATGAATTCAACATCATCACTTATTCTGTATCCATTTATCTTCTTTATGAAAGTGAGTGGATCTGCCACACTAATGTTATGAGGAACTACTTGTCCATCTGTGATATAAGAAACTTCCTTTTTCATTTCATGAATTAAACTTATTAAATTTCCGACGCATGCTGTCTCATCTAATTTCGTAAAAATTATAGTCTTATAATTAAATGGAGAAAATTGATGAAATATCTCCTTAATGTCTGATGTTT
This is a stretch of genomic DNA from Borrelia sp. P9F1. It encodes these proteins:
- a CDS encoding MinD/ParA family protein, yielding MEDQAQSLRDIMRLSSKANFVVDDKIQNSRTRFIAITSGKGGVGKSNIAVGLALKYSNLGKKVLIFDADIGMANVNILLGVIPKYNIYHMIMHGRDIKEVITKTEYNIDLLAGASGTTELLDLSDAEMSQFIKELLKVYEYDIVIIDTSAGISRQVISFLFSSDDVVIVTTPEPTSITDAYGIIKVLAHRMENLKNLRLVVNRVANVSEGKVVAKKVIDISSQFLNLNIDYLGYVYEDQNIRNSVFKQRPFILLTPNSRASYCLDSIVAALEEVSLDSKKRRGVIGFISKFFGMER